In the genome of Rhizobium etli 8C-3, one region contains:
- a CDS encoding catalase, with protein MSDNPFDTSRGNGGETHQHIPENGPHPDVDHLTTNQGIRISDNQNSLRSGARGPTLLEDFVLREKIFHFDHERIPERIVHARGSAAHGYFELTESLSGITKADLFQRKGEKTPVFVRFSTVAGGAGSVDTPRDVRGFAVKFYTKEGNWDLVGNNIPVFFIQDAIKFPDLVHAVKMEADRAYPQAASAHDTFWDWASLMPESTHMLMWAMSDRAIPRSFRMMQGFGVHTFRFVNAEGKSTFVKFHWKPKLGLQSTVWDEALKLQAADNDFHRRDLHEAIEAGNFPEWELGLQLFDEDFASKQPYDVLDATKIIPEEVLPLKIVGRLVLDRNPENFFAETEQVAYCPANIVPGIDFTNDPLLQGRLFSYLDTQKSRLGTANFHQLPINAPKCPVMNFQRDGQMQMNVPTGRANYEPNSLGAHGEGGGPRECPITGFPTFSSASGKQEQGDKLRIRAELFADHYSQARLFWKSQTHSEQAHIASSFVFELSKVGLKQVPPRMVGNLLNVDAELAKRVAEGLGIELPQKNPAAREPVDMAPSPALSIQKNMRQTIEGRKIGILIADGSDAHALQSLVNSIEDAKATAFVVAPKVGKARLSDGSTIKADGQLAGSPSQLFDAVAVLLSGEGTGILMKEGAAVQWVMNAFVHLKAIGYTPEALPLLQRAGVELDEGVLALDGAFFEAAAKRYWYREPNVRMLA; from the coding sequence ATGTCCGACAACCCGTTCGACACCAGCCGCGGCAATGGCGGCGAGACGCATCAGCATATTCCGGAAAACGGTCCGCACCCGGATGTCGACCATCTGACCACCAATCAGGGCATCCGTATTTCCGACAACCAGAACAGCCTGCGCTCCGGTGCGCGTGGCCCGACGCTGCTCGAGGACTTCGTGCTGCGCGAGAAGATCTTCCATTTCGATCACGAGCGCATTCCGGAGCGGATCGTGCATGCCCGTGGTTCGGCGGCACACGGCTATTTCGAGTTGACCGAAAGTCTTTCCGGTATCACCAAGGCCGATCTCTTCCAGCGCAAGGGCGAGAAGACGCCGGTCTTCGTGCGCTTCTCGACGGTCGCCGGCGGCGCCGGTTCTGTCGACACGCCGCGCGACGTGCGAGGCTTTGCTGTCAAGTTTTATACGAAGGAAGGCAATTGGGATCTGGTCGGCAACAACATCCCGGTCTTCTTCATTCAGGACGCCATCAAGTTTCCCGATCTGGTCCACGCGGTGAAGATGGAGGCTGACCGCGCCTATCCGCAGGCCGCCAGCGCCCATGACACTTTTTGGGACTGGGCGTCGCTGATGCCCGAAAGCACCCACATGCTGATGTGGGCGATGTCAGATCGCGCTATCCCGCGCTCTTTCCGGATGATGCAGGGCTTCGGCGTGCACACGTTCCGCTTCGTCAACGCCGAGGGCAAATCGACCTTCGTGAAGTTTCACTGGAAGCCTAAGCTCGGTCTCCAATCGACCGTCTGGGACGAGGCGCTGAAGCTGCAGGCGGCCGACAACGATTTCCATCGCCGTGATCTTCACGAGGCGATCGAAGCCGGGAACTTCCCGGAATGGGAACTCGGCCTGCAGCTTTTCGACGAGGATTTTGCCAGCAAGCAGCCTTACGACGTGCTCGATGCGACCAAAATCATTCCGGAAGAAGTGCTGCCGCTGAAAATCGTCGGCCGCCTTGTGCTGGACCGCAACCCGGAGAATTTCTTTGCCGAAACCGAGCAGGTCGCCTATTGCCCCGCCAATATCGTGCCCGGCATCGATTTCACCAATGACCCGCTGCTTCAGGGACGCCTCTTCAGCTATCTCGATACTCAGAAATCGCGTCTCGGCACCGCCAACTTCCACCAGCTGCCGATCAACGCGCCGAAATGCCCTGTCATGAACTTCCAGCGTGACGGGCAGATGCAGATGAACGTGCCGACGGGGCGAGCCAATTACGAGCCGAACAGCCTTGGTGCGCATGGCGAGGGAGGCGGGCCGCGCGAATGCCCCATCACCGGCTTCCCGACATTCAGCTCCGCGTCCGGGAAACAGGAGCAGGGTGACAAGCTGCGCATCCGCGCCGAGCTCTTTGCCGACCACTACAGCCAGGCTCGGCTGTTCTGGAAATCGCAGACTCATTCGGAACAGGCCCATATCGCCTCTTCCTTCGTCTTTGAGCTGTCCAAGGTCGGCCTGAAGCAGGTGCCACCACGCATGGTCGGCAACCTGCTGAACGTCGATGCGGAGCTCGCCAAACGTGTCGCCGAAGGCCTGGGCATCGAACTGCCGCAGAAGAACCCGGCCGCTCGCGAGCCGGTCGACATGGCTCCGTCGCCGGCGCTCTCGATTCAGAAAAACATGAGGCAGACGATCGAGGGCCGCAAGATCGGCATTCTGATCGCCGACGGCAGCGACGCTCATGCCCTGCAATCCCTGGTGAATTCGATTGAGGATGCGAAAGCCACGGCTTTCGTCGTTGCCCCGAAGGTCGGGAAGGCGAGGCTGTCTGACGGCAGCACGATCAAGGCCGACGGCCAGCTCGCCGGTTCTCCGTCACAGTTATTCGATGCGGTCGCAGTCCTCTTGTCCGGGGAGGGCACCGGAATACTCATGAAGGAAGGTGCCGCCGTGC